The genomic interval CCTCCCTTTATTTAAAAAACTATACTTAACCTCCCTTTAAcataagtaaaaaagaaaaaaaaaaaaaaagtaaataaccAAAATAACCCTAATCTAAATCAGACTtgtagaagaaaatgaaaaataaaaataatcccgTAAAATCATTGAAAGCTTAACCTTAACCCAACCtgatttatatatagatacaaaatCTCACTTGTTCATAGAAAAAACATCCTCACAAAATTCACACATGCACCGACATAAATAACAGAAAAATAGCAACTCTGAAAGGGATAATCAATCAAAAATTCATTCCACCAAACAAAAAAAACTAGAATTCTAAATTGAtgaaacaaaattaaataaagatagaataaagtttatcattaaaaatcaaaataatgaCCCTTtgatgatttataaaaaaaatcatccttttaatttttgtccaaaagtaaattttcatttcaaagCAGCGCCTTTTTGAAATGAAAAGTATTTTTAGTTGctttgaaatgaaaatttacttttggataaaaattaaaaggatgatttttttataaattatcaaagggtctttattttgatttttaatgataaattttattctatctttatttaattttgattcatcaatttaGAATTTTTGCTCTTTTTTTTTGGTGGAATGAGTTTTTGGTTGATTATCCTTCAGAATTgctatttttctattatttatgcTGGTGCATGTGTGAATTTTGTGAGGATATTTTTTCTAGGAACAAGTGAGATTTTGTGCCTATATATAATCAGGTTGGGTTAAGGTTAAACTTTCAATGGTTTTAtggaattatttttattttttattttcttctcaagtCTGATTTAAGTTAGGGTTATTTTggtcatttattttttttctcttttttacttATGTCAAAGGGAGGGTTATAAATGTAGTTTTTCAAATAGAAGGGGACAAAATATAACCTACAATAAAATATAAGGGGTTTAAAGTTATTAACCCTAATGAATATGAGCAGACCTACCTATTAAAAACATTCAGTATTTGAACACAGTAAATAaacatattttataaaaaaataaaaaaatattaaatttgataCATATGTAAACCATTGTCAATATTATAGCAAATGTAAAGAATTTGCTACACGATTACCGGTGCTTTGAGCTATAGTCGCCCATCCTCAATCTCTTCCTCCGGCTCGATCCCTCATCCATGTCCCGCACGCTCTGATGCTCGCCCACGTACTGCTGCACCACCAGCACCGACGCCGCCGCTGAGAATTCCGCCGACACCAACAAGTCCCCAATCGGCCCCAACTCCCTCAATTCCACGAAGTTCCACAGACCCTCCACCAGTTCTGCCGCCGACTCTCCCCCCGCCGCCCTCCCCACCATGTACATGTTATGTTCGCCTCCCATCTCCCTGATGGCCGCCACCGCCCCCTCGCAGTCCTCCACCGCCCTCTCTGTGTACGTCACCGCCGCGTGGCTTGCGAACTGCCGCCTGAACTCCCTTACGTACTCGTCGTCGATTCGGCCCTCCACTCTCGCACCCGATAATATACCCTGCGTCGCGCTGGCCGCCGCGTGTGATTGCTTGTCGTTGACCACGAATCGCACCACCGTGAGGTGGACCCCCGGCCGCTTCGCGAAGCGGCTGGCGCAAAGGAGCGCTTCGCGGTCGTCGGGCCCCCCGAAGAAGAGGAGCGCCACGTGGCTGGCGAGCTTGGACTCGTGGCCTACCAGATGACCGCGGTCGACGAGGATCGCGACGGAGCAAGGCGCGTCGTCGAGGATGCCCTTGTTGACGGCGCGCACGTAGGGGTTGATGTCCTCCATCTCGCCGTCGACGGTCAGCAGTCGGTGGAAGGGGACGACGATGAGGGTGGCCCGGTAACCCTCGGCGATGCTACGGACTTGCTCAGGCATGGTGAAGTACTCGGAGACAGCGGTGAGGGACGAGACCTCGACGTTCGTGGATCGTCGCTGGAACCTCTCGAAAGCGGAAATGATGGGCTGCGAGTCTACTTTGTGGTCCGGCGCCGCAGAGGACGTCACGGTGGAAACGTCGTCCAGGGTGGGAAACGTGCAGTTGCAGTCAACGGAGTCATGGACGATGAGCATCGGAGGGGCGGGGCCGGTGATATGGGCGAGGTGTACGGCACAGACTGAGAGCGGGAAGTGGTCGGCGAGGTGGAGGAGGCCAGTGATGGAGGGGGCGTTCCGGATGGTGTGGACGCAGGCCACGACGCGCAGGTCTGACTCCAACCCGGAGAGTTGCAAATTGCGCTTCTTGTACGCTGGTGCAGGATGGCGGTGGAGCTTGCGGCCTTCGAGCGCCGTCAAGATCGGCCTCACCATCGCCGTGCTGATCACCGACGCGACTAAAAGCACTCCGCGTATTTTGGCATTAAAGATCTGATTCCATATCCAGAGAGAAGTTAATTTTGAGGTGCAAATTGTTTCATTCACTGTAATTTTGAGAAATTAATGTCGTGCACCTTCCGATCCTTGCCGATGTTTAGGATTATAATCTCCATCGGACCGATCGTGCTCATTAGGACGCCGATCGACAAACTCTCCGTGCGCGGCAGAGAAAACAGAGGCGACACGGCCACGGCCGCCGCCAGCTTTGCCAGCGTTGCGACAAGCATGACGCCAGCCAAACGTAGCGCGTAGTTCTCTGGCTCGTCCCCCTGCCTCGTCACGATGGCCATGACGTCGGTCGCGTGGGCGCTGCTGATGATGGTGAAAGGAAGCAGAGCAATGACGACGTAGTTCTCGAGTCGCTGCGTCAGCGCCGCCGTGAGCGGCCCCTTGGGCACCGCCAGCCCCAGCACGAGTGCGCCCAAGGCTGGGTGGAATCCGATGGCCGCCGCCGACAGCGCAGCCGGAGGCACCAACGCGACCACCAATCCCATGAATTCGATGTTCACGGGATCAGCCGCCGACGTCTTCCGGCCTAGCCACACCAGCAACGGCCTGATCATCCACACGCACACCCCCACGAGGCACGCGCCGGCGAGGACCATCCACAGCGGCGCGAGGGCTTCGTCGGCAGGCCCGACGAAGGCGAAGCACACCGCGAGTGCGATCCACGAAAACACGTCGCCCACCACGGCAGCCGGGAGCACCACCTGTCCGACCTCCCCCATGGGGACCTTGACCTCGGCGAGGAGGCGCGCCATGACGGGGAAGGCAGGGACAGATAGCGCGAAGCCGAGGACGAGGGCGAACGTGGTCTGCTCCGCGTGGGAGGGGGCAGGAAGACGGAAAATAACGACCGCGACGACGACGGCGAGGAGAGGGAGGACGACGGTAGCGGCGGCGACCGGAAACACCTTCCTATACATTTCCCTGACCACCGTGGTATCCAGCCGCATGGCGACGAGGAAGACGTAGTAGATGAGCCCCAAGAACCCAAAAATCTCCACCATCGCAAAGCTCATCTCCGGAAAGATGAAATCGTAGAGCGTCTTCGCCGTAGGCGCCGACGAGCTGCGGAAAGCCAGCCTTCCGATGATCGTCGGACTCAATAGTATGGCACCCTAGAGCACACGAAATCATCaaaataaaaagattaaaattaaaattctcaaatcaattgtTAAACAAAAGGACTAAAACAGAGTTGGCAATTACAATCAACTCGGAGAGAATTCGCGGTTGGCGGAAGGGCTTGAGGAGGAAGGCGACGGAGCGGGTGGTGATGAGAATGAGTAGGTTTTGGATGATTATAAGCGTAAATTTGTGGCGAAACAAGTCAAAGATATCGATCCCATTTTTCCTCCAAGAGCCATCCATCAGGATGTTGTCGTCGTACTGGGGATTATACATCGTGTTAAGAATCGCCATCTCGACGCACGTCGCCGGACGAAGAGGAAATGATTGAGGATTGATTGAGTAGCCACTgcgatggaggaggaggaggagaggtcgGACGGAAGAAGGAAGGTCGTCGTGGATTACGTTGAAAGATATATGCCTTGTCGGTTATTTGTCAACGGCGATCTCTGTTTGGGCGTTGCTGACAGACAGTGTTTAGTTATGGCTTGACGGACATCTCATATaacagttttaattaaaattataatatatgtgtttttttaaaaatatttacatgaattgtttttaaaaaatattaaaattatattcttttaaatattgaagatttagctaaaattaattGCTACTCGGCTTTAGAAATTGCATATATAGAtgtattttagaaaattattaaagttcatttatattttcaaaatgatcAAATGATTTACAAATAGTCACATAttgatttttatcaaaattattgtatttatgttttctaacttaaaatttaaatataaatactcAATAAAATCTAACTATgttttttaaaatgatcaaaTGACGCCTACATATAACAATTTTGATTTACGCATACATATTAGTTTTAGTTAAATTTGCTAAACATATGATCAAAACTACTAAATATATATAGCAATTTTAGTTATATGTTAATTTTGATTAACCATTTTGGGTATGGTCAAAAttgttatataatttttttaatcatttggTTACATTAGAAATATGGTTTGATTTCAATGGCATCTTAAaatgtatttatatatttaaatttaaaaattaagcaaAATGAATTTTAGCAAAAACTACTaaatacaattttttaaaaatttatatatatttaaatttatcttaaaaatgaGCGTGTATTTacctttaatcaaaattaatatctAAAAACTATtgtatgattattattattttaattcatctgtaaaaataaataaaatttaagcaaaaGAATTATCATGTAACAAATTTGGTCCAAAACTAGTAAATGGattaaaaaacataattaaacTCCAATAACCTTCTaagtatatttatatatttaaattttaaatttaaagaaataataatCTTGAATGATAAATTTTAATCGATACGTTAATTAGTTGAgagacataaaaattaaaatccaacTTGCCGGATTCGAACCAGCGAGAAATAATAATCTTGAATGATAAATTTTAAATCGATACGTTAATTAGTTGAgagacataaaaattaaaatccaacTTGTCGGATTCGAACCAACGACCTAAGAATCACCTGCAACAACTACAGTCCTCCGCTCTATCAAGTGAGCTAAAGTCGATGGTGATGTAATGTTATTAtagtaaatatatttatctataataAATTCGAAGGAAACAAGAGATTTTTCCCCTTTTCTTTGACTAAAAAATTTAGAGAAAACggaaagatttgaaaaaaaagtcttgtatttttttaatattattttcatttgATTTTAAAAGGAGAAGTAAAATGTGAGTAATAAATTCGGatttaaaagtttttaacttattaaaaatctaTATTCGATTTGCATTTCTCTAAtattttttgaaatgatttaaaattcaagtttaattttttttccttgacaAAATGTCTaacaaaattatattattattatttatttattttcttattatttgaaATTTTAGGAACgctaataaattgtataataaattGGACACACTGTTTGAAATGAACGTCCAATGAAATATTTTGGGAAATAACATTGTGAATATGCGTAATTGGGCGTTGACTTTTGGTCTGATAGACAGTGTTTAGTTAGGGCTTGACGGCGATCTCATATAAGGGCATCCAATGCTATTAACGTGCTCACACcttaatgttatttttttttatttaatttgtactCTGTTCAATTCTTTGAATGTGTTAATATTATAATAGATAAATAGTACTGTCATGTTAGTATACACATTCGTATTAATGCTCCCCATTAATAACATTGTGAGTACTCTaacagttttaattaaaattataatatatattataagtaaaatttttttaaaatatatatgtttttaaaaatatttacatgaattgtttttttttaaaatattaaaattatattcttTTAAATATTGAAGTTTTAGCTAAAATTAATTGCTACTAGGCTTTAGAAATTGCATATATATAGAtgtattttagaaaattattaaagttcatttatattttcaaaatgatcAAATGATTTACAAATAGTCACATAgtgatttttttatcaaaattattttatttatgttttctacttaaaatttaaatataaatactcAATAAAATCTAACTATgttttttaaaatgatcaaaTGACGCCTACATATAACAATTTTGATTTACGCATAGATGTCAGTTTTATTTAAAATTGCTAAACATATGATGAGAACTACTAAATATATATAGCAATTTTAGTTATATGTTAACTTTGATTAATCATTTTGGGTATGGTCAAAAttgttatataatttttttaatcatttggTTACATTAGAAATATGATTTGATTTCAATGGCATCTTAAaatgtatttatatatttaaatttaaaaattaagcaaAAAGAGTTTTAACGAAAACTTAAAATGCCATGGTCTTCCATTGCCAGAGAATTAATGTATAGTTACTCCTTGTTATCATGGTCTTCCATTGCCATAGAATGTCAGATTTAAGATGAAGTTCAGCTCTACATATCAccatatatccataaaaatattataaatcaaataaataaaatactCTTCTTCATATTAGATCAAGATCAAGATGGTAAAAATTAATCTATAAGAGATCGACAAGAACTTCCAACTTCAAGAATCAAGATGGCAGAAATTAAATCATAATGATCATTTTACTTTTGAGTATGAGCTAGCTAGTAATGTAATGCCATTTAACGTCACCCACATGAATTCATTTCCTGATGTATTTTTCTTCTTCGAGACTAGTACTTAAAAAATTAAACCAATCATGATGATTAAATAGAATTCAGATATCCATGCTAGGGTACGAATTCATGCAAGCATATATACATAGCACAAAATattccaaagaagaaaagaataaaAAAGCAAAATCAAGAATTTAAAACCAAATCTAGATCAAAAAAGAGGTCTAATCAGTAAAATAATAGACACTAAACCATAGTTGAGGCAAAAGATAAGAGAGTGAGTACTTAGAGCATGCTTTCGAAATAGAAATTAAGTCAAAATAGTAtttttgaagaagaagaagatgcacaaACCCTAACAAGAAGGGCAGAAGAAAGCTCACGGGCGAGGAATGGAGTCCAACGGTGGTGCTCACAAAGCGTCGCACACATATCTCGAGGAGGGGACAACGTCTACACATTGCGGTGAGGAACGACATCCGTCAATGCATTGCGACGAGGGTGGCGTCGAGGAAAGgatgttggaaatgtgaatggaataaagaggttgagacgaagagactctattgtgcatgagtttagtcccacattagaagtcttttggctttattgttggttaGAATAAACCAACATATTGCCACTTGAATTTCTTTTTGTTACATGCTCAAGAGTGTAACGGAAGCATTAATGTAAAATTAATGGCGGAATTAAAcccattaatggtgatttgtctCAGTATTAATGGtgatattaaactcattaataataatttcgtaatgtctcgacattaatgaagacattaaactcattaatgacgacattaaacccaacattaaatgatcataatttgattatttattgcaggcaaggtgagagctcctatataaggaggttggctCTTGAGCAAAGAGAAGATAAGCGAAAGAGAAAGCGAGAGGAAGAGCAAGGAGCGAATCTCTGTCCACCCGTGGTCTCCCACAAAACTCTCAGTCTACTGCTGCTCAactgaactactcgtgatagcactcAGGCGCATTCTTAGTTCACCACGAACAACCAGTGTTTGATTATATTCGTGGTtttaccgttgtatcctgggaaatagacgacccgagagaacctcgaagcatagtcggaggtggggcgaatctgtttcaaggaaattgcgtTGAGCGCAGGCCTCGGCATCTTACTCGATGAATTCTCTTTCCGATTCGGTGATCGACTCATGATTCTGCTATACACTGCATCGACTATGTGACTCGGACCACCGGAAGCTTAGCAGAactagttgttggtgcaatcaacccaagtttaatcggtatgatcatgattttgatgtgtgtgtcaaagagtttaagttagactttcatattggtttgatatgtatgtttgagtcatgcaagacttggtgaaacacacatgaggaacttggtgcggccaagtttgggaagctcatccaagagctccgatccttgagtcggtgaatgATAGTGTGgaagacattcgagggacgaccagacaaggagcaatggagtggagccgaggaaagcgaacttcaaggcaacgtgaaggatgacacggaaggAGTCGCGAGCTCGGgtacatctgagggatgaaggccaaggaagagggcttcaaaggtaACTCCGGAAAAGATAAGGGGGAGTGAatgtaaggtaccagtcgactggtacttggaccagttgactggtccaaaTTCATAaagagcacagaatgcttctgtgcttgtcggctacAGGGATCAATGGACTGGTctcgggaccagtcgactggtacatagtcGTTGGCAGGATCGCGGATTTTGCAGAGTGTCATTGGCTGTGTCCAACGGTCACATCAATCGACTGATGCATGGATTAGTCGACTGATGTCGGGTTGAGTTGATTTGTTGATCAACTCTTTCCACTTATAAAAGAGGAGCTTTGGgacatgaaggaggttactcattcttgttgaataactcctaagtctttgcccaaagcttccaagtccacTCTTCCTCTCCAAACATATGTTCTATCttataagaggaagagagctttgtgagaggttgtactccaccgagaaggagtaagatctaGCCAAAGATTACCGGGGACTGATCcatcgaaggatcaagggttcgtccacctcaaagacacgccgtggagtaggagcaagtaatctcCGAACTATGTAAAGGAATCATGTTAGATTTTGTATTCTCTCTTGTTTGCttttattgttttagttttcgtatttccgctacgcactaatcttttgtagagaataaatcaaagttgggggtgacctagctatccaaccccccttctagccgatcaCTGATCCCCTACACCAGTCCCACTGGCAACCTGAGATTATATGCTCAGgtcatctcgacagataagttagaattaattttgtgtaattttaattCAGTTAATTCTCCAATATATCTGGCAACAaattgtccaacaatcttgaaacaaattcgattttgttgagatggccacagaaaataatgttgaggtgcaatagactcaacacgtgcaggccccctccaccccgattggaactgtgtcaatcagtcatgggaaaaaaaatcaaagaagttCAATAGACTAAACTTCAAGAGGTGActgcagaagatgctcttctacctgaccacgctcaatctagcttggttcttgaccgaggaccctcccaagtgtgctgaggatgctgatgcgtaAACCATCAGTGTAGTGGAGGCatagactcattctgagttcctttgccgagactacatcctcaactgccttgccgactcgctgtacgctgtgtatagcatgaagagaacgactaaagagctgtgggagtcCTTAGACAAGAAGTACAATACGaaggatgcaggggccaagaagttcatcgtgggccaATTCCTGgattacaagatggttgactccaagacggtgatcagccaagtccaagagcttcaagtgatcttgcacgagatccactcagaatggatggttctgagtgaaaccttccaggtggttactatcattgagaagctgccttcaggctagaaggacttcaagaactacctgaagcatagGCGAAAGGAGATGAATGcagaggaactcattgttagactttgcatcgaagaagacaacaagagttcagagaggaaacTATTCTCTTAGgttactgtgaaagccaacgtggtcgagaaTGGTCAAAGCAAGAAATGGAAGAACCCCAAAGCTttcaagatgggacccagaggaggcatcaacaagaaacagttctctgggaagtgcttcaactgtgacaaagtaggttacaaaatcttcggagtgcaagaagccaaagaagaagcaggaggccaacctaAACGAGGGATcagaaatggatgacctctgTGTAGTGGTCTTAGAACTGAACCTGGTCTGTTTAAACccgcgacaatggtggatcgatactggagccaccaaacATGTATGCTgtaacaaggagctgctccacaacttcgaagaagtcactggacacaaactgttcatgggaaactcagcaacctcggacatcatgggccaaggaaaggtagtgctgaagatgacctcgggcaggGATCTTACTTTGAACAATGTGCtatatgttccggagattcggaagaatctagtgtccggattactgttaagcaagcatgtctttcgcattatttttgagttGGATAGAGTTGTATTATCCTAGAATGGAAtgttttgttaggaccaaaatgtagctagaggggaggtgaatagctcggtgcgatcttcgtgcttgacgttgcttgtttcttcaaagatgtgcagcggaaatacaagaaacactacaacaatgctaacaaatggattttacttggtatccacctcacaaaaggtgactaatccaaggatccacacactcacgcacactccactatgaaaatactccttctcagtaactaccgaaggcggagaagccttacaacctcacaatacaacaatgagaaagaaagaagcaaaatacaaatgaatcttacaagattacgatgaaaaccctagcttcttcttcttgttgttgcaaatcgcctcttgacttggatgagtctccaagaaccttcaataactggcggtgaggaagtaAAGATTGCTGTGGAGAAGTTCTGTGTTCGtctgtggagaagagaggaagccgtgtcgaagaaaacgctcgccaacgtctATATTTGCGTCAActgtcgaatcccaatcgattggattgctcccaatcgattggggaggctttggatcgatcgaccgatcgatccagagcgcctctgtgctatctGGAATCaccttgaatcgattgcccgatcgattcaaggcttctcaagcgatttccagcgctccaatcgattgcccgatcgattgaaggcttcaatcgatcaattgatcgattgaaggcttcaatcgatcaattgatcgattcagaagtttactgttcgctcagaaactctctcaatcgatcgaccgatcgattggggaagtttcaatcgattcagcccatttctgcatgaattcgcgtcaaccaatcgatccactgatcgattcaaccccccaatcgatcagccaatcgattgggaagaagaAATCTGtgcagagcttgaaattagcttcgttttgcattcgagatcacctcattccgatatctgagtcaaaagttatggtcttcggaagtttactacgtccgaacttcctagttccatgccaactccctattggatttACGACCGTTAAgacttcggtcaacttttgactcatctggacgttctctttgtgccaagtgtccgatcctccattacccacttggacttcccaacaccagatgtccgatcaaacttgatccatatggatttcctcgtgcctggtttcattcaccaggacttctcttctgcctagcttcactcactaggtctttcacctgacttcactcaccaggatttccagtcaagtatctagtcaaccttgacctacttgactctcctttacatctcaactggtcaaccttgaccaaacgggaattgtatcaacaatctccccaaatgaacaactgcacctgcattggccatatcatctaaacccaatatattgtcaaacattaaaacccaaaccaagactcaagcttggtcaaccaggtcaaccttaacctaaaggatattgcaccaacaatctccccctttttgatgtttgacaataccacatgttaagttaggaaattaggctaatcccatagcctcaactcccttcatgccaatatctgaatgatggttcccttcattcttctccttttctagagggcaaactccccctttaggtactgaaggcctaacttaaccatgcattctccccctattggcacacatcacaaacatgcccccatatttgggcacacataaaaaacaacatctccccctgaagagttgcttaccgttgttcacaacttcactcgttgtgatcaccatgataatgaagatcccatatccttcattatcatcaacactcacccttgagcattaaccacttgaatagcccaaatgaaggtcccatacccttcatttttatcaaatgctcattcatgagcaaactccacttaaacaatgaggatacCCACTCCTCATTAATTTCAATGCCCAAACTTGAGCAATTTTtggaaagaaggttaaccaccttccaaggttcatgaaaaatagttttcatgtctttaaagagtctctccccctaaagacatggtggtaacttctgtcattgcaccaacaatgacatgaaatccctaaacctttaggaaacccaaatttagaagttttgaggttcaaatattcaataattgaagcaaacctcaacctaaacttctacttagtctcccaatccatccttgttttcaaca from Zingiber officinale cultivar Zhangliang chromosome 6B, Zo_v1.1, whole genome shotgun sequence carries:
- the LOC121991152 gene encoding cation/H(+) antiporter 15-like, which codes for MAILNTMYNPQYDDNILMDGSWRKNGIDIFDLFRHKFTLIIIQNLLILITTRSVAFLLKPFRQPRILSELIGAILLSPTIIGRLAFRSSSAPTAKTLYDFIFPEMSFAMVEIFGFLGLIYYVFLVAMRLDTTVVREMYRKVFPVAAATVVLPLLAVVVAVVIFRLPAPSHAEQTTFALVLGFALSVPAFPVMARLLAEVKVPMGEVGQVVLPAAVVGDVFSWIALAVCFAFVGPADEALAPLWMVLAGACLVGVCVWMIRPLLVWLGRKTSAADPVNIEFMGLVVALVPPAALSAAAIGFHPALGALVLGLAVPKGPLTAALTQRLENYVVIALLPFTIISSAHATDVMAIVTRQGDEPENYALRLAGVMLVATLAKLAAAVAVSPLFSLPRTESLSIGVLMSTIGPMEIIILNIGKDRKIFNAKIRGVLLVASVISTAMVRPILTALEGRKLHRHPAPAYKKRNLQLSGLESDLRVVACVHTIRNAPSITGLLHLADHFPLSVCAVHLAHITGPAPPMLIVHDSVDCNCTFPTLDDVSTVTSSAAPDHKVDSQPIISAFERFQRRSTNVEVSSLTAVSEYFTMPEQVRSIAEGYRATLIVVPFHRLLTVDGEMEDINPYVRAVNKGILDDAPCSVAILVDRGHLVGHESKLASHVALLFFGGPDDREALLCASRFAKRPGVHLTVVRFVVNDKQSHAAASATQGILSGARVEGRIDDEYVREFRRQFASHAAVTYTERAVEDCEGAVAAIREMGGEHNMYMVGRAAGGESAAELVEGLWNFVELRELGPIGDLLVSAEFSAAASVLVVQQYVGEHQSVRDMDEGSSRRKRLRMGDYSSKHR